In Saprospiraceae bacterium, a genomic segment contains:
- a CDS encoding 30S ribosomal protein S20: MANHQSALKRIRQNIVRRIANRYFKKTTRSAIKKLREMETASEASKFLPRVVSMVDKLAKNNTWHKNKAANIKSSLMGHISHLK, from the coding sequence ATGGCAAATCATCAGTCGGCATTAAAAAGAATCCGCCAAAACATCGTAAGAAGGATAGCAAATCGCTATTTTAAGAAGACCACGCGTTCAGCGATTAAGAAGCTTCGTGAAATGGAGACTGCATCTGAAGCCAGCAAGTTTTTACCTAGAGTTGTAAGTATGGTTGATAAGTTGGCTAAAAACAACACCTGGCATAAAAACAAGGCGGCAAATATCAAAAGTAGCCTCATGGGACACATAAGTCACCTTAAATAA
- a CDS encoding polymer-forming cytoskeletal protein, translating to MFGNKSSKEEANRSIPSGQTPQGALNSLVTGTMVEGSVQAESDIRVDGYLKGTLICKGKVIIGPKGTIEGEIKAQNAMIEGRFKGILHIEDLLQVKETALVDGEINTDKLAVSPGAKFNVTAKMNSSHKAAPTSTVNPVIKPDTIKM from the coding sequence ATGTTTGGGAATAAGAGTTCAAAAGAAGAAGCTAATCGGTCCATACCTAGCGGACAAACCCCTCAGGGAGCCCTCAACAGTTTAGTAACAGGAACTATGGTTGAAGGGAGTGTTCAGGCTGAAAGCGATATCCGGGTTGATGGTTATTTAAAAGGCACCTTGATCTGTAAAGGAAAAGTGATCATAGGCCCTAAAGGCACCATCGAAGGAGAGATCAAAGCGCAAAACGCCATGATTGAAGGACGATTTAAAGGGATTTTACATATCGAAGATTTGCTACAAGTTAAAGAAACAGCCCTGGTAGATGGCGAAATTAATACAGACAAATTGGCGGTCAGTCCGGGCGCAAAATTTAATGTAACAGCAAAAATGAATTCCTCTCATAAAGCAGCTCCAACCAGCACAGTTAATCCTGTGATTAAGCCAGATACTATTAAAATGTAA
- a CDS encoding TetR/AcrR family transcriptional regulator — MTRQRIKDAAVNLFNQNGFGGASMRDIAQKAGIEAASIYNHFASKQDLLHCLCTETLKPLIQGIQENIATQKNATAQLEAYLKSFVHYEAENWAAMQATFTEGRHLEGSFDKSHKKQIKVLEDILADLLRKGASSKKLNNYDSEMACQAIMGALRWKHQPAAKGGKLMADQSQHIVRLIMDGLQKA, encoded by the coding sequence ATGACTAGGCAACGAATTAAAGATGCAGCGGTTAATTTATTTAACCAAAATGGTTTTGGCGGTGCTTCCATGCGGGACATTGCACAAAAAGCAGGAATTGAAGCTGCTAGTATTTATAACCATTTTGCATCTAAACAGGATCTTCTTCATTGCTTGTGCACGGAGACCCTTAAACCCTTAATTCAGGGAATACAGGAAAATATAGCAACTCAGAAAAATGCAACTGCTCAGTTGGAAGCTTATTTGAAATCTTTTGTGCATTATGAAGCAGAAAATTGGGCTGCCATGCAAGCTACTTTCACGGAAGGCCGCCATCTTGAAGGCAGTTTCGATAAAAGTCATAAAAAGCAAATTAAAGTCTTGGAAGATATACTCGCCGACTTACTGAGAAAAGGAGCTTCATCTAAAAAACTGAATAATTATGATTCCGAAATGGCCTGCCAGGCTATTATGGGAGCGCTCCGCTGGAAGCACCAACCAGCTGCAAAAGGTGGTAAACTCATGGCAGATCAATCCCAACACATCGTTCGGCTGATTATGGATGGTTTGCAGAAAGCATAA
- a CDS encoding AtpZ/AtpI family protein: MSRYDLKSNKVLRYSGLATQIFISIGLAAWLGKWIDQKMELSKPLWTAGLSMLMLLLQLVWLNYDLKKLDK; the protein is encoded by the coding sequence ATGAGTCGTTATGATCTAAAAAGCAACAAAGTATTACGCTATTCCGGTTTAGCTACCCAGATTTTTATATCGATCGGATTAGCAGCTTGGTTGGGTAAATGGATCGATCAAAAAATGGAATTAAGTAAACCACTATGGACAGCCGGTTTGAGTATGCTCATGCTTTTGTTGCAATTAGTATGGTTAAATTATGACCTTAAAAAGCTCGATAAATGA